CCTTGTTATCAATGAATATAACTGTAGGCATACTTAGACAATGGTCACAGATAACACAAAGTACAGTCTTATCAAACGTGACATTCCTCAGGTAGTCAACAACGGTCCTTCTCTAAACAACCTAACTATATAGACATAACATGTGGTCGtaattgtaaacatatttattttaaattttagcaCAAAATTGATTGTAATTGGTAAGCGCATTGATGAATTAggaattttgtaaaacaaacgCATTTAAAGCCCCTTTGCAATGAAATTCGGATGCAGCACTATAAAAGGTTGCGCCAAAAAGGATACTGTGATGTTGAAGGGCATGACGAACTGAAGAATATCACTTGGTCATAAATGTGGCATACAATATTAGAATACATACTTTGAATATCCCGTaatgtgttaattaattttgaCATTGCATCTAGATAAAGCATTTGAACCACTCAAAAGATAATCCCGTAAAATTGATAACATTATTTTATGTAAGATTGAGTTACGTAAGATTAACAATGCTACTGTTGATTTCTAGGATGAGACAGTTTCTGGTTGTGATACTGTTACTGTGTGGATATACCTCTAGTGTCGTGGCTGAGCGGCCATTGGAAGCAGACGTCAGATACTTTGATATCAGAATTCCCGCGTTACAGGTTCCCACCAAGAGGACTCACTACGTGTGTCAGAAGATTAAAGTAAGTAaagaatatattaatatataattttttttattgaaacacgatagaaaataataataatattttacttGAAATAATAATTGTCGTTGATTTAAAAACTTACGTGACCATCTCATGACGGTTTTACTGTCTATAGGTACCAGATGCCGATACGTTCCACGCCATTGCGTTTGAGCCACTCATCTCTAACCATGACGTCATGCATCACATGCTTTTGTTTGGATGTGACTATGACGTTCAGGATACGGTAGGCCGCTCTTTTATACTGttattattactattacatGGCATCCAGTCTCAGACTTTCCTCTAGTCTCAGACCTTTTGTCAGGATTGCTGAAATATACGTGATAATTGCATTCCCTTACCTTTCTGAGAAATCCCCGGATGTGTAATAAACCCTCAACCTTTGAGATATctaaatgataacatcaaagtTTCCATTgcaatttatttatgtttgaGGCTCCACACGAGTGTTCGGGAGCAGACGCCCAGTGCTCCTCGTGGCTAGCTCAGTGGACTATGGGGGTAGAGGGTAAAATCTACACCCCGGACAATGCAGGAGTCAGGTTTGGTAAACACAGCTATAGTTACATGTCACTACAGATCCACTGGAACAACGAAAGGTCTACAGCCAACCttacaggtaataatacatctAACACAAATGTCTTGTGTCAATCTCACAGTTAATAATGCATATAAAGCGAACGTCTGCTGCCAAACTCACAGGTCCAAAGTCTTAAGCCAAAAGTTGAAGGTAGAGTATGAAGAACTTGAAttacattatcattaatttattgatttcatCAAGACTTTTCTGGTTATTTCTGTGGCTGAAATATGAATGGCACACTACGGAATTTCTACTGTTCCCTTAAGAATCTTTTGGATGAATCATGCATGCCTTCTGCTCAAACACAACTTGATATAATGTGTGAAACAGCCAAAAGATTCTTACAATGAATGTCTACGTCAGGAGAGACCGTAACCCAGAAAAGGCAAACTGACTTGGTATAACGCTATGCATATGAAAACTGATATACATGAGGAGAATCTTGTTTTCGTctacatacattttttaaatcaacaatTTAGATTATTATTCTTTTATTAAAGCGTTAAAGTTCAATTATAGAAACTTTAAGATGAAAATGTCATATGTCCTGAATCACGTCTTTCTATCCTGTAATGTTTATGAAACAGACGACACTTGAACCTTTTTACTAATAGATAACAGTGGATTCCGGATCTACTACACGACTAAACTCCGTCAGTACGATGTTGGGAATGTCCAGATTGGACAGCAGGACCTTGATATCCCTCCCCATGCTATCCACAACGAGTCTGGTGGCTGTAGCGGGACTTGTACTGCCGCCATGTTACCCCATCCTATCTATCTCACCAGGACGTATATACATATGCATTATCTGGGTaagaataattaaaataacgcatCGATATTTGAAAAGAAATCACGTGGAAAAAACCATACTTAGTAGGTTAAAGCTCAATTTATTATTTCAGGTGAGCTGTATGTAGTACAGGTTATAAATCGCCGAGTGGTTTTCCTGTTTTGCAATGCATTCGAAAAGCGTGTAGCCTTCCAAATAACCCTGCTTCATATAAAATGATTAAGTTAGCTAATCAAAGCCGATATCCTACATTTATTAGCATAGAAAGAATCAGTTCTGACGCAAACAGGACGCTAAATCTAAGAAAcccaaaatattttctaaatagtGAAAAGCAGCTTTTGTATAAGTTTGGTAAGAATGAAGAAACGGAAATTGTTCTTCTAATATCACAGCAAACCTTAAGTTACAGTTGTATTTGATTTTGTATTGCAgtgtaa
The nucleotide sequence above comes from Argopecten irradians isolate NY chromosome 1, Ai_NY, whole genome shotgun sequence. Encoded proteins:
- the LOC138315303 gene encoding DBH-like monooxygenase protein 2 homolog translates to MRQFLVVILLLCGYTSSVVAERPLEADVRYFDIRIPALQVPTKRTHYVCQKIKVPDADTFHAIAFEPLISNHDVMHHMLLFGCDYDVQDTAPHECSGADAQCSSWLAQWTMGVEGKIYTPDNAGVRFGKHSYSYMSLQIHWNNERSTANLTDNSGFRIYYTTKLRQYDVGNVQIGQQDLDIPPHAIHNESGGCSGTCTAAMLPHPIYLTRTYIHMHYLGVNSLLEVYRDGKFLKRVAYDKEYDYKISPIHTHDPPIEIRPGDEVRLTCTFDSLTGDRNRNQSLYFGEGSNAEMCYAFVTYFPNVQNFDQCLQFDEFDMNCIDPNKPYMGGCDFRKFRQDLKSYLQDIQTNCPTIPGPSICHQQCGRSVGQLLNQPCLQGRLGSNTRRTILSQTPIWTDVSRIVDHFTETCN